The sequence AAATAATTTCTCAGGATGTAAATGATATCATTAGCTCATGCCAAGATTTGATGACATTAAAAAAACAAAGTTATATTAATTACAGGAGCAAGCGGCTTTATTCCTGCTTATATGGTTGAAACTATTGCCGTATTAAATAAAAACCATGATCTAAACATTAAAGTGTATGCATTAGCCAGAAATTAAATAAAAGCTAAAAAGAGGTTTAGTCATCTTTTAAATACTGGTTGGTTAAACTTCATCTGCCAAGATGTTACATAAGAAATTAAAATAGATACTACAGTTAACTACATTATGCATGCGGCTAGCCAAGCCAGCTAAAAATACTATAAGACAGACCCTGTAGGAACTCTTTTAGCAAATACAAAAGGAACTTATAATATACTTGAGTTTGCTCGACGTAATATCCAAAGCATTGAGGGAGTATTTTTTTTAGTAGCGCTGAAGTTTATGGAAATCTAAGTAAAGATATTCAATATGTCTTAGAAAATGATTTTGGCTCACTAGATTGCAGTGAGTTACGTGCTTGTTATGCTGAAAGCAAGAGAATGGGCGAGACAATGTGTATTTCATGGGGGGAGCAATATTCGGTTCCATGCAAAATTGTAAGAATATTTCATACATATGGGCCGGGAATGGATCTAAATGATGGTCGAGTCTTTGCTGATTTTGTAAGCTGTGCTGTTCAGGGGAAAAATATAGATATGAAAAGTGATGGTTCAGCCATACGTACTTTTTGTTATCTATCTGATGCAGTTCATGCTATTTTCAAAGTTTTGCTTTGTGGTCATATAGGACAAGCATATAA comes from Yersinia bercovieri ATCC 43970 and encodes:
- a CDS encoding NAD-dependent epimerase/dehydratase family protein yields the protein MQYVLENDFGSLDCSELRACYAESKRMGETMCISWGEQYSVPCKIVRIFHTYGPGMDLNDGRVFADFVSCAVQGKNIDMKSDGSAIRTFCYLSDAVHAIFKVLLCGHIGQAYNVGNERCEMNIRDLAFLVNKLSSNNNSRVIISNNDNNYILSKINRIVPDTTKLRSLGWRPKYDVISGFKRTIKFYLK